From Glycine max cultivar Williams 82 chromosome 11, Glycine_max_v4.0, whole genome shotgun sequence, the proteins below share one genomic window:
- the LOC100813952 gene encoding uncharacterized protein, with protein sequence MMVESVGENRMLGLRFTPRHKRSKSLPDKKRIEEDNPDNHIQASDRMKLDMGYLTECDKARKNRTPTNEVHSTLKQEILQLERRLQDQFQVRSTLEKALGFRSSPLVNSNEMMIPKPATELIREIAVLELEVVYLEQHLLSLYRKAFDQQLSSVSPTSKEESVKFPLTTHSARFINVSVPEVLTKRESSTEQSNEHKLETLSKEYDIYEPETFGKEHNRNLLEEKHLGSGVYRCHSSLSHCPAFTRESPPADSLAKSLRACHSQPLSMLEYAQSSSSNIISLAEHLGTRISDHVPVTPNKLSEDMVKCISAIYCKLADPPMTHPGLSSPSSSLSSASAFSIGDQGDMWSPRFRNNSSFDVRLDNPFHVEGLKEFSGPYSTMVEVSWLYRESQKSADTEKLLLNFRSLICRLEEVDPGRLKHEEKIAFWINIHNALVMHAFLAYGIPQNNVKRVFLLLKAAYNVGGHTISADTIQNTILKCRMSRPGQWLRLLFSQSTKFKAGDRRQAYALEQAEPLSHFALCSGNHSDPAVRVYTPKRVFQELEVAKDEYIRANLGIRKDQKILLPKLVESFTKDSGLCPNGVMDMILESLPESLRKSVKKCQLAKSRKSIEWIPHNFSFRYLISKDMVK encoded by the exons ATGATGGTTGAAAGCGTAGGAGAAAATAGAATGCTGGGACTGAGATTTACTCCAAGGCACAAACGTTCAAAGAG TCTTCCTGATAAGAAAAGAATTGAGGAGGATAATCCAGATAATCACATTCAGGCCTCAGATCGAATGAAGCTG GACATGGGATACCTCACGGAATGTGATAAAGCTAGGAAAAACCGAACCCCTACAAATGAAGTCCACAGTACTCTGAAGCAAGAG ATTCTACAGCTTGAGAGAAGATTACAAGACCAATTTCAGGTCAGATCCACGTTAGAAAAGGCACTTGGATTCAGATCTTCACCTCTCGTTAATTCAAATGAGATGATGATACCCAAG CCAGCCACAGAATTAATTAGGGAAATTGCAGTGTTAGAGTTGGAAGTTGTGTATTTGGAGCAACATCTTCTCTCCTTGTACCGTAAAGCTTTTGATCAACAATTATCTTCTGTATCTCCGACTTCTAAGGAGGAAAGTGTAAAGTTCCCTCTAACAACACATAGCGCACGATTCAtcaatgtttctgtgcctgaggTCTTAACCAAGAGAGAATCTTCTACAGAACAATCTAATGAGCATAAGCTTGAGACTTTGAGCAAGGAGTATGACATATATGAGCCTGAGACTTTTGGGAAGGAACATAATAGAAATCTGCTAGAAGAAAAGCATTTAGGTTCTGGTGTTTATCGTTGTCATTCCTCTTTGTCCCATTGTCCAGCATTTACAAGAGAATCTCCTCCAGCAGATTCTTTAGCTAAATCTCTGCGTGCCTGTCATTCCCAGCCGTTGTCCATGTTAGAG TATGCTCAAAGCTCTTCATCAAACATAATCAGTCTAGCAGAACATCTTGGCACACGAATATCTGATCATGTTCCAGTGACACCTAACAAACTTTCTGAGGATATGGTCAAATGCATATCAGCTATATATTGCAAGCTTGCAGACCCTCCTATGACACATCCAGGACTTTCATCTCCAAGTTCATCCTTGTCCTCAGCAAGTGCCTTTTCCATTGGAGATCAAGGTGACATGTGGAGTCCAAGGTTCAGAAATAATTCATCTTTTGATGTGCGCTTAGACAATCCTTTCCATGTGGAAGGACTTAAGGAGTTTAGTGGGCCATATAGCACCATGGTTGAAGTATCATGGCTTTATAGAGAAAGTCAGAAGTCGGCTGATACTGAGAAGCTGCTCCTGAATTTCAG GTCACTTATTTGTCGGTTAGAAGAAGTAGACCCCGGCAGGTTGAAGCACGAGGAGAAGATAGCTTTTTGGATCAACATACACAATGCTTTAGTGATGcat GCATTTCTGGCTTATGGGATTCCACAAAACAATGTGAAAAGAGTCTTTCTTCTTTTGAAG GCTGCATATAATGTTGGGGGTCATACAATTAGTGCAGACACAATACAAAATACTATACTCAAGTGTCGGATGTCTCGCCCGGGACAG TGGCTGCGCTTGTTATTTTCTCAAAGTACAAAATTCAAAGCTGGAGATAGACGACAAGCCTATGCACTGGAGCAAGCTGAGCCTCTTTCACACTTTGCACTCTGTTCAGGAAACCATTCTGATCCTGCG GTACGTGTATATACACCAAAGAGGGTGTTTCAAGAGCTAGAAGTTGCAAAGGACGAATATATTCGAGCTAACTTAGGCATACGCAAGGACCAAAAAATACTCTTACCAAAGCTTGTTGAGTCATTCACCAAGGACTCAGGTTTGTGCCCCAATGGTGTCATGGATATGATCCTAGAATCACTACCCGAATCCCTGAGAAAGAGTGTTAAGAAATGTCAGCTTGCAAAATCCCGCAAGAGCATAGAATGGATTCCACACAACTTTTCTTTTCGATACCTCATATCTAAGGATATGGTCAAATGA
- the LOC100776704 gene encoding histone-lysine N-methyltransferase SUVR5: MQGPQIERQGDLSTNSDCQCIGASCCDCQVDYQHEYCGFHDFEEDMVNEPFLTSENSVSVVDTIESESPNNSREGDLSCSEPKWLEGDESVALWIKWRGKWQAGIRCARADWPSSTLKAKPTHDRKKYFVIFFPHTRIYSWADMLLVRSINEYPHPIAYKTHQVGLKMVKDLTVARRFIMQKLVVGMLNMVDQFHFSALTETARDVKVWKEFAMEASRCNDYSNFGRMLLKLHNSILQHHINADWLQHSYPSWAERCQSANSAESVELLKEELFDSILWNGVNTLWDAVAPMQPTLGSEWKTWKQDVMRWFSTPPSLSSSKDTRQQSSDDLYQANLQVCRKRPKLEVRRADTHASQVEIKDQTIALEADPGFFKNQDTLSTLAAESCKQEGVREVSVATASPSNLANKWNEIVVEATDSDFLHTKEMESTPTNELTVANSVEPGSKNRQCIAYIEAKGRQCVRWANDGDVYCCVHLSSRFLGSPTKSEKPVPVDTPMCEGTTVLGTRCKHRALPGSLFCKKHRPHAETEQTSNLPQNTLKRKHKENYTGSEDMFGKDLVLVNLESPLQVDPVSSIGADSVHGESNFNEKPMHSENDHNAMVTMHCIGSPPFDKKNPCMEGPKRYCLYCESHLPSWLKRARNGKSRIVSKEVFTGLLRDCSSWEQKVHLHKACELFYRLFKSILSLRNPVPKDVQFQWALTEASKDSNVGEFFTKLVHSEKARIKLIWGFNDDMDITSVMEEPPLLPSTINDNCDEENAIKCKICSAEFPDDQALGNHWMDSHKKEAQWLFRGYACAICLDSFTNRKLLETHVQERHHVQFVEQCMLLQCIPCGSHFGNTDQLWQHVLSVHPVDFKPSKAPDQQTFSTGEDSPVKHDQGNSVPLENNSENTGGLRKFVCRFCGLKFDLLPDLGRHHQAAHMGPNLASSRPAKRGVRYYAYRLKSGRLSRPRFKKGLAAASYRLRNKANANLKRGIQATNSLGTGGITIPPHVTESETTNIGRLAEHQCSAVSKILFSEIQKTKPRPNNLDILSIARSACCKVSLVASLEEKYGILPEKLYLKAAKICSEHSILVNWHQEGFICPRGCNVSMDQALLSPLASLPSNSVMPKSVNLSDPASGEWEVDEFHCIINSRTLKLGSVQKAVILCDDISFGKESVPVICVVDQELTHSLHMNGCNGQNISSSMPWETITYVTKPMLDQSLSLDSESLQLGCACSYTSCCPETCDHVYLFGNDYDDAKDIFGKPMRGRFPYDENGRIILEEGYLVYECNHMCRCNKSCPNRVLQNGVRVKLEVFKTEKKGWAVRAGEAILRGTFVCEYIGEVLDVQEARNRRKRYGTEHCSYFYDIDARVNDIGRLIEGQAQYVIDSTKFGNVSRFINHSCSPNLVNHQVIVESMDCERAHIGFYASRDITLGEELTYDYQYELMPGEGSPCLCESLKCRGRLY, encoded by the exons ATGCAAGGGCCTCAGATAGAAAGACAAGGTGATTTGTCAACTAATTCAGATTGTCAATGCATTGGAGCTTCATGTTGTGACTGTCAAGTAGATTACCAACATGAATATTGTGGTTTTCATGATTTTGAAGAAGACATGGTAAATGAACCTTTCTTGACATCTGAGAACTCTGTCTCTGTTGTGGATACAATTGAAAGTGAATCACCAAACAACAGTAGGGAAGGAGACTTGTCATGTTCCGAACCCAAGTGGCTAGAGGGAGATGAATCTGTGGCATTGTGGATCAAG TGGAGAGGGAAGTGGCAGGCTGGTATCCGATGTGCAAGGGCTGACTGGCCGTCATCAACTTTGAAAGCAAAACCAACTCATGACagaaagaaatattttgttatattttttccaCACACAAGGATTTATTCTTGGGCGGACATGCTGCTTGTTAGATCAATTAATGAGTATCCCCATCCTATTGCATATAAGACTCATCAGGTGGGATTGAAAATGGTAAAAGACTTAACTGTTGCACGGAGGTTTATAATGCAAAAGCTAGTCGTTGGCATGCTGAACATGGTCGATCAGTTTCATTTTAGT GCTTTGACAGAAACTGCACGTGATGTGAAGGTCTGGAAGGAATTTGCAATGGAGGCTTCTCGTTGTAATGATTATTCCAATTTTGGAAGAATGCTTCTAAAGCTGCATAAT AGCATACTCCAGCACCATATAAATGCTGACTGGTTACAGCATTCTTATCCCTCTTGGGCTGAAAGATGTCAGAGTGCAAATAGCGCTGAATCAGTAGAGCTTCTAAAGGAG gAATTATTTGATTCTATTTTGTGGAATGGGGTTAATACTCTCTGGGATGCAGTTGCACCAATGCAACCAACATTAGGTTCTGAATGGAAAACCTGGAAGCAGGATGTAATGAGATGGTTTTCTACACCACCCTCCTTATCAAGCAGCAAAGACACCCGGCAACAGAGTTCTGATGATTTGTACCAAGCAAACCTTCAGGTTTGTAGAAAAAGGCCCAAACTTGAAGTTCGTCGTGCAGATACACATGCTTCACAAGTGGAAATCAAGGACCAAACTATTGCTCTTGAGGCTGACCCTGGCTTCTTTAAGAATCAGGACACATTGAGCACATTAGCAGCTGAGTCTTGCAAACAGGAAGGCGTTAGGGAGGTGTCTGTGGCAACTGCTTCACCTAGTAATTTGGCCAATAAATGGAATGAAATTGTAGTTGAGGCTACCGATTCTGATTTTTTGCATACCAAAGAAATGGAATCAACACCTACAAATGAACTGACTGTTGCAAATTCTGTAGAACCTGGTAGTAAGAATCGACAATGTATAGCTTATATTGAAGCAAAGGGAAGACAGTGTGTGAGATGGGCAAATGATGGTGATGTATACTGTTGTGTACATTTGTCCTCTCGATTTTTGGGCAGCCCAACAAAATCTGAAAAGCCTGTTCCAGTTGATACTCCAATGTGTGAAGGTACAACTGTTCTGGGTACTAGATGTAAGCATCGTGCCCTACCTGGCTCTTTATTCTGTAAGAAACACCGACCACATGCTGAAACAGAGCAGACATCAAATTTACCCCAGAATACACTAAAGAGGAAGCACAAAGAAAATTATACTGGTTCAGAGGACATGTTTGGCAAAGACTTGGTATTGGTAAATCTTGAAAGTCCACTGCAAGTGGATCCAGTGTCATCTATTGGTGCTGATTCTGTACATGGAGAAAGCAACTTTAATGAGAAACCCATGCATTCTGAAAATGATCATAATGCAATGGTGACAATGCACTGTATAGGTTCTCCTCCCTTTGATAAGAAAAATCCTTGTATGGAAGGTCCTAAAAGGTATTGCTTGTACTGTGAAAGTCACCTTCCAAGCTGGCTTAAGCGTGCAAGAAATGGGAAGAGTAGAATAGTATCAAAAGAAGTGTTCACAGGACTTTTGAGGGACTGCAGCTCATGGGAGCAAAAGGTACATCTGCATAAAGCATGTGAACTATTTTACAGGTTATTCAAAAGCATTTTATCATTAAGAAACCCTGTTCCTAAGGATGTCCAATTCCAGTGGGCTTTGACTGAAGCCTCTAAAGATTCCAATGTAGGAGagttttttacaaagttagttcACAGTGAAAAGGCAAGAATCAAGTTAATATGGGGATTCAATGATGACATGGATATAACCTCTGTCATGGAAGAACCACCACTCTTGCCATCCACAATTAATGATAACTGTGATGAGGAAAATGCCATCAAATGTAAGATATGCTCTGCAGAATTTCCTGATGACCAAGCACTTGGTAACCATTGGATGGACAGTCATAAAAAGGAAGCACAGTGGCTCTTTAGAGGCTATGCATGTGCCATTTGTCTGGATTCGTTTACTAACAGAAAACTATTGGAAACTCATGTTCAGGAGAGACATCATGTGCAATTTGTTGAACAATGCATGCTTCTCCAATGCATTCCTTGTGGGAGTCATTTTGGAAATACTGATCAATTATGGCAACATGTTTTATCAGTTCACCCTGTTGATTTTAAACCATCAAAAGCTCCTGACCAGCAAACTTTCTCTACTGGCGAAGATTCTCCTGTAAAACATGATCAGGGAAATTCAGTCCCCTTGGAGAATAATTCTGAGAATACAGGTGGTTTACGGAAATTTGTTTGCAGGTTTTGTGGGTTGAAATTTGATTTACTACCTGACCTAGGTCGACATCACCAAGCTGCTCATATGGGGCCAAATCTGGCTAGCAGTCGCCCTGCAAAGAGGGGAGTTCGCTATTATGCATATAGATTAAAATCTGGCAGACTTAGCCGCCCTAGATTTAAAAAAGGTTTGGCAGCAGCATCATACAGGCTTAGAAATAAGGCTAATGCTAATTTAAAGCGAGGCATTCAGGCAACAAACTCACTTGGCACGGGAGGAATAACCATACCACCTCATGTTACTGAAAGTGAAACAACAAATATTGGTAGATTGGCAGAACATCAATGCTCAGCTGTTTCAAAGATTTTGTTTTCTGAGATTCAAAAAACGAAACCTCGGCCCAACAATCTTGACATTTTATCAATTGCTCGCTCTGCTTGCTGCAAAGTTAGTCTTGTAGCCTCACTGGAggagaaatatggaattttGCCTGAAAAGCTCTATTTGAAGGCAGCAAAAATTTGCAGTGAGCATAGTATTTTGGTAAATTGGCACCAGGAGGGGTTTATTTGTCCTAGAGGTTGTAATGTATCAATGGATCAAGCTTTGCTCTCTCCGTTAGCATCGCTTCCTAGTAATTCTGTAATGCCCAAATCTGTGAATTTATCTGATCCTGCAAGTGGTGAGTGGGAGGTGGATGAATTTCACTGCATCATCAATTCGCGTACCTTAAAATTAGGTTCAGTGCAGAAAGCTGTTATCTTGTGTGATGACATTAGCTTTGGGAAGGAATCAGTTCCAGTGATTTGTGTAGTAGATCAAGAACTTACGCATTCTCTTCATATGAATGGGTGTAATGGACAAAATATAAGCTCTTCTATGCCTTGGGAGACCATTACCTATGTTACAAAGCCAATGCTTGATCAATCCCTTAGTCTTGATTCAGAG AGTCTGCAATTGGGATGTGCCTGCTCATACACTAGTTGCTGTCCTGAAACTTGCGATCATGTATACCTTTTTGGCAATGACTATGATGATGCAAAAGACATATTTGGGAAACCAATGCGTGGCAGGTTCCCATATGATGAGAATGGTCGAATAATCTTggag GAAGGTTATCTTGTCTATGAGTGTAATCATATGTGCAGATGCAATAAATCCTGTCCAAACAGAGTATTGCAGAATGGAGTACGAGTCAAATTGGAAGTCTTTAAAACAGAGAAAAag GGATGGGCAGTAAGGGCTGGTGAAGCTATTCTACGTGGCACATTTGTGTGTGAATACATTGGTGAAGTTTTAGATGTGCAAGAGGCACGCAATAGGCGCAAGAG ATATGGTACAGAACATTGCAGTTATTTCTACGACATTGATGCTCGTGTTAATGATATAGGCAGATTGATTGAAGGACAAGCTCAATATGTAATTGATTCTACTAAGTTTGGAAATGTCTCAAGATTCATCAATCATAG CTGCTCACCAAATCTTGTCAATCACCAAGTTATTGTAGAGAGCATGGATTGTGAACGTGCACATATTGGTTTTTATGCAAGTCGAGAT ATTACTTTGGGTGAAGAGCTAACGTATGACTATCAGTACGAGCTTATGCCTGGAGAAGGATCTCCTTGTCTTTGCGAATCCTTGAAGTGTAGGGGACGCCTTTATTAG